CTTTGCTGTTTTTATTCTTGACTTGTTTGTTAACAATATTGTACTTGAAGTAGGGATATTTATTATTCTGGCAGTTAGTGTTTTCTTGATTTTTAAGCCCAAGATAAAAAGGTTTCTTCAAAACATGCCAAAAATAGAAAATAGAAGTTTTGTATCTGTTGGCGATGAATTTTTTGTTGAGGAAGTATCTGAGGATGGATACATTGGTAAGATAAAAAAAGACGGGATATTTTACAACATCACAAGCCAAAAGAAGCTTCAAATAGGGGATAAAGTCAGGGTTACAAAGGTAGATGGGCTAAAAATCTTTGTTGAAAAAATTGAAGATAAAGTATAAGGAGGGGAAGCCAAATGCCAACAATTGGCTGGGTAATACTTGTTGTGGGACTATTTTTAATATTCTTCTTCTCAAGCATCAAGGTTGTCAGGACAAAATACTGCTATGTTGTTGAAAGAATTGGACAGTTTCACAGGGTTTTGGAACCAGGTGTTCACATCATCATTCCGTTTATTGATAACGTCAGAGCAAAGGTCAATATGCAGGAACGAATTCTTGATGTCCCGCCACAGGAT
The DNA window shown above is from Caldicellulosiruptor owensensis OL and carries:
- a CDS encoding NfeD family protein; its protein translation is MNVGVYDFIWLGIALAFLIADTFIGFVLFPIYISAFAVFILDLFVNNIVLEVGIFIILAVSVFLIFKPKIKRFLQNMPKIENRSFVSVGDEFFVEEVSEDGYIGKIKKDGIFYNITSQKKLQIGDKVRVTKVDGLKIFVEKIEDKV